The Prochlorococcus marinus str. MIT 1214 sequence TGTTTGGCAAACGTCAGCTTTAGAGAAATTGTTGAAGATATGAAAAAACTAATAAAAAAGCTTGCCCCTTAAGATAAGGAACGTTATTTAAGTATATGGTTCATTTTCATGTTGTTGAAGATGTATCGATTGTTGGCTTATCCAACTTTTTAACAAATTATCCCGAGAGGATTAACTGGTGTCGCTAATTTCCCGTCTTCGTGCTGTCGTCGCTGGTGATGACTTTTTAGATAGTGATTTTGATGAGCTCGACGATTACGAAAGAAGTGAAGACTTTGAGAATTTCAATAGAGGCAACAAAGGAGGAAGTGGAGAGATGGCAACCATCTCTCAGGCCAATCCTTTTGATGGGAAGAGTAGTTTCACTTCTTCAAATGTTATTGGTATGCCTGGGATTTCAACAAATGATTCTGAAGTTAGTTTGATGGAGCCTCGTAGCTTTGATGAGATGCCGAGAGTGATCCAAGCTTTGCGAGAGCGTAAAACAGTTATTTTAAATCTCACAATGATGGAGCCTGATCAGGCTCAAAGAGCAGTTGATTTTGTCGCAGGCGGAACGTTTGCTATTGATGGACATCAAGAAAGAGTTGGAGAAAGTATTTTCCTTTTTGCACCTTCTTGCGTGACAGTAACTAACTCATTTCAAGAGGAAGCCTCCCCTTCAAGTATGAGTAATAAAGGTAATGATTTGATTTCCAAGGAAGGCTCTCCCGCGCCAGAGCCTGCTTGGGGTGAGACAGTAGCTACAGCTCTTTGAATCATTAAATAGATTGGAGATTTCTATTGGGATAATTGGCCTTGGCAGTATGGCTAAAGCCATTGTTTCACCTCTTTTGGAAAGAGGTGAATACCATCCTCAAAATGTTTTAGGAATTGTTGGTAGTAGCTCAAGTATTGCACCTGCATTAAATGATCTTCCAAAGAAAGTAAAAGTCGTATCTAGTGAAGATTCTTTGTCTGGAGAAGTATGGAAGGCGCCTGTAAAACTATTGGCTGTAAAGCCTCAACAATTTAGCAAAATCAGAGAATCTGTCTCATCAGTCAAATCGAAAGATCAATTATCTAAACCATTATTAATTTCAGTCTTGGCTGGAATAACATTGAAAAGCCTTAAGAAGGCTTTCCCTGGACACACATGTGTAAGAGCAGTGCCAAACACTCCTTCTCTCGTCGGGCAGGGGCTTACTGGTTTAGCTTGGGAAGATGATATTTCACTGGATCAAAAGGAAGTTGTTAGAAAGATTTTCGAACCAATTAGTGAAATTTTTGAGTTGCAGGAACAACAGCTTGATTCTTTTTTGGCTTTAACTTCTTCAGGGCCAGCATATATATCTTTAGTGGTTGAAGCAATGGCTGATGGTGCTGTGGCTGCAGGATTGCCACGACACTTATCCAATCAATTAGCTCACAAAACCCTCTCAGGTACTGCATCATTACTTAGAGAAAAGAGTTTGCATCCTGCTGAACTTAAAGATATGGTTGCTTCTCCTGCAGGTACTACAATCAGTGCTCTTCGACACCTTGAACTTGCGGGCTTGAGATCCGCCTTAATTGAAGCAGTTGTTTTGGCCGCTCAGAAGAGTCGTCAATTGGCTGAAGAGGTTTCGAGTTAGATGATCTAAGAACGTTTGCATATAGAGTTTCAAGTGAGTCAATATTTTGTTGAAGCGTATATTTTTCTTCTACTCTCAAGCGAGCACGTCTACCTAATTCGTGTGTAAGTACTGGTTGATCGCGCAGTACAGGTAAAAGGGTCCTTAATTGAGAAGTAACCCCCTCAGTATTAAGTATGACTCCTGCTCCATTCTCAAGCACTTCTCCATCTGCACCAGCATCTGTCGCGACGCATGCTGTTCCAGTTGCCATAGCTTCGAGCAAGGCTATAGATAATCCCTCTACAAGACTTGGAAGTAAAAAAACCTCAGCGATTTGAAGAAGAGCGACTCTTTTATTTTGATCGGCTTCGTATCCCCACCAAACCACATTATCTTCTTTGTTGAAGATTGAATGATTTTCAAGTGTTGGTCTTAGTGGTCCATCTCCTACTATTACTAGTCGACATCCTTTTGGCTGGACAAACCTCCATGCACGTAGTAATGCTTCAACATTTTTTTCAGAAGCTATTCTACCCATATAGATAAATATTCTCTCAGAACCGAGCCTTTCTCTTATTTCAAGTTGAAGTTTATTTTGTGAATTACTTGGTTTAATGGGGTTCCATTTTTTTATGTCAATCCCATTAGGGATTACTTCGAGTCTGCTCTCTTTTACTCCTAGTTTTGCGAGAACTTCTGCTTGCAAGTCTGAAAAAACAATTACTTTGTCATACTTAGCTAATGATGGTGCATAAAGTTGATAGGTAAGTTGCTGGGTATTGGCAGTAAGATTTCTGAGTTTTGAATCGAAAGCAGGGTGAAAAGTTGCGATTAAGGGTAAATTAAGTTGATGACAAAGCTCAGGTAGTCGAAAATCTAATGGAGAAAGAGTCAGACTTGCGTGGACTAAATCTGGTTTAAGTCTTGAGAGAGATTCTCTCAGCTCTCTTTGAGCATTTAAAGAAGGGATTGTGTAAACCTGTGATTTAATTAAATAAGGAAGACTTACATCAGGATCATTTGCCAGTAGGGAAGTTTTATTATTTCCATCTCTCGTTGGGTTATCAAAGTGAATAAAACTTGTTTGATATCCTCTTTCCTTAAGCTCTTCAGTCGTGCTAAGCCCGTAACAAACGTTCCCGCAAAAAGGTGTTTTTTTGCCTAGCCAGGCGATA is a genomic window containing:
- a CDS encoding cell division protein SepF, which produces MSLISRLRAVVAGDDFLDSDFDELDDYERSEDFENFNRGNKGGSGEMATISQANPFDGKSSFTSSNVIGMPGISTNDSEVSLMEPRSFDEMPRVIQALRERKTVILNLTMMEPDQAQRAVDFVAGGTFAIDGHQERVGESIFLFAPSCVTVTNSFQEEASPSSMSNKGNDLISKEGSPAPEPAWGETVATAL
- the proC gene encoding pyrroline-5-carboxylate reductase gives rise to the protein MEISIGIIGLGSMAKAIVSPLLERGEYHPQNVLGIVGSSSSIAPALNDLPKKVKVVSSEDSLSGEVWKAPVKLLAVKPQQFSKIRESVSSVKSKDQLSKPLLISVLAGITLKSLKKAFPGHTCVRAVPNTPSLVGQGLTGLAWEDDISLDQKEVVRKIFEPISEIFELQEQQLDSFLALTSSGPAYISLVVEAMADGAVAAGLPRHLSNQLAHKTLSGTASLLREKSLHPAELKDMVASPAGTTISALRHLELAGLRSALIEAVVLAAQKSRQLAEEVSS
- a CDS encoding glycosyltransferase family 4 protein → MTHIAWLGKKTPFCGNVCYGLSTTEELKERGYQTSFIHFDNPTRDGNNKTSLLANDPDVSLPYLIKSQVYTIPSLNAQRELRESLSRLKPDLVHASLTLSPLDFRLPELCHQLNLPLIATFHPAFDSKLRNLTANTQQLTYQLYAPSLAKYDKVIVFSDLQAEVLAKLGVKESRLEVIPNGIDIKKWNPIKPSNSQNKLQLEIRERLGSERIFIYMGRIASEKNVEALLRAWRFVQPKGCRLVIVGDGPLRPTLENHSIFNKEDNVVWWGYEADQNKRVALLQIAEVFLLPSLVEGLSIALLEAMATGTACVATDAGADGEVLENGAGVILNTEGVTSQLRTLLPVLRDQPVLTHELGRRARLRVEEKYTLQQNIDSLETLYANVLRSSNSKPLQPIDDSSERPKQLLQLRRISSPQVQGVEEH